A window of the Bacteroidota bacterium genome harbors these coding sequences:
- a CDS encoding DUF4419 domain-containing protein, translating to MKSSLYIFIILYSVAKLHAAPCPYPTDTAKSFTFAVSPVQLAVQPLMETSLSDAVQIRLGKELYAMHHDSVEHKVLPVYMNGFMQTVQYAYAQHRPLVLSPDHVWLLICQGVSIHINEHFKTLDKQVFKTERPKIITVRYDSLITGEALYWDSVVTALADSVQQYIKPEIYELMMPAFSTTGPNERIAYTTTLLEATQKAFAYAAVSGCGIPNITLTGSVQDWEKIYKNVDIFNRYGLRHWTANLKPILKQFLQARQGKVDIRFWNNLYKESSYYGVFNISGWVLKFFPYTKDYYIDTAKKEDEANETFRYVPNIYMDGEDYRMSKFNTRSFPGGYAKVNIEWMNYFQFEQKTMEIYAGFMAIEQNKQTMALSPYIAWAVCRKDAPPATDDLYRIGNENEMPHEPELWVSDLVTQAPFPPIYAPHINTDSAQGMTALARYLKKQIADALGKKVAQVKQLNLQFIVTWEGSVTNVQTSNKALDANDLDRIQLLLQNLPKPWQAAQIYNKEDADKLYKVNYKVNMVVKF from the coding sequence TTGAAATCTTCCTTATACATATTCATTATATTATATTCAGTAGCCAAACTGCATGCTGCCCCTTGCCCCTATCCTACTGATACTGCCAAAAGTTTCACCTTTGCTGTATCGCCCGTGCAGCTTGCCGTACAACCTTTAATGGAGACTAGCCTGAGTGATGCAGTGCAAATCCGCTTGGGCAAAGAATTATATGCCATGCACCACGATAGTGTCGAGCATAAAGTATTGCCTGTGTATATGAACGGTTTCATGCAAACAGTGCAGTATGCTTATGCCCAGCATCGCCCGCTTGTACTTTCGCCCGACCATGTGTGGTTGCTTATATGCCAAGGGGTTTCTATCCATATCAATGAACATTTTAAAACACTAGATAAGCAGGTATTTAAAACCGAGAGGCCGAAGATTATCACCGTGAGATATGATAGTCTTATAACTGGCGAAGCCCTCTATTGGGATAGTGTAGTAACCGCTCTAGCCGATAGTGTGCAACAATATATAAAACCCGAAATATATGAATTAATGATGCCCGCCTTTAGTACTACTGGGCCAAACGAGCGAATAGCCTATACCACCACCTTGCTAGAGGCAACGCAAAAAGCATTTGCCTATGCTGCTGTTAGTGGTTGTGGTATTCCCAATATAACCTTAACGGGTAGCGTACAAGATTGGGAAAAGATATATAAAAATGTAGATATCTTTAACAGGTACGGCCTCCGGCATTGGACTGCTAATTTGAAGCCTATATTAAAACAGTTTCTGCAGGCTAGGCAGGGAAAAGTAGATATTAGATTTTGGAACAATTTATATAAAGAATCATCGTACTATGGTGTGTTTAATATATCAGGCTGGGTGCTGAAATTTTTCCCCTATACCAAGGATTATTATATAGATACGGCAAAAAAAGAAGACGAAGCCAACGAAACCTTTCGTTATGTGCCTAACATTTATATGGATGGCGAAGACTACCGCATGAGCAAGTTCAATACCCGAAGTTTCCCAGGTGGCTATGCAAAGGTTAATATAGAATGGATGAATTATTTTCAGTTCGAACAGAAAACCATGGAAATATATGCGGGCTTTATGGCTATTGAACAAAACAAGCAAACTATGGCGTTGAGTCCTTATATAGCTTGGGCTGTTTGCAGAAAGGACGCACCGCCTGCCACAGATGATTTATATAGAATTGGCAATGAAAACGAAATGCCCCATGAGCCCGAGTTATGGGTTTCCGACCTTGTTACGCAAGCCCCTTTCCCACCCATTTATGCCCCCCATATAAATACTGATAGTGCACAGGGAATGACCGCACTGGCAAGGTATCTAAAAAAACAAATAGCTGACGCATTGGGTAAGAAAGTAGCACAAGTTAAACAATTGAATTTACAATTTATTGTTACTTGGGAAGGAAGTGTAACCAATGTGCAAACTAGCAATAAAGCCCTAGATGCAAATGATTTGGATCGAATACAACTTCTTTTGCAAAACCTACCAAAGCCGTGGCAGGCTGCACAAATATATAATAAAGAAGATGCCGATAAGTTATATAAAGTAAACTATAAGGTTAATATGGTAGTGAAGTTTTGA